ATCCCTTCAATCCGAGAATTGGCGCGCCAGTATCAGCTCAACCCTTTAACGGTGGGCAACGCGCTGGGCAGCTTGGTGGATGAAGGAGTTTTATATAAACGTCGTGGGGTGGGATTTTTTGTGGCCAAAGGCGCGCGTGGACTAATCATCAAAAACAGGTCTGGCGCCTTTGTGGAAGAAGAGCTGAAGCCCGCTTTCCAGCGCGCGCGGCAGCTTGAAATTCCTTTTAAGGAAGTTTTGGAAATGATAGAAACAATATATGGAGAGAAAGATGAGTGAATGCGTTTACCGGGTTGAAAATTTGAGCAAGCATTACGGCAAGTTCAAGGCGCTGGATGGGGTGGACCTCAGCTTGGGCCGAGGCCGCATGATTGGCCTTTTGGGAAAAAATGGAGCGGGAAAATCCACCCTGATGCGCTGCATGCTGGGTTTTTTGAAACATGAAGGCAAAGTGAGCCTGGATGGAAGGCCGGTGAAACACCTGGATCACCGCATTTTTCAGGACGTTGCCTTCATCCCAGACGTCAGCGGTTTGGATGACCGCCTCACGGTGAAACAGAGCATGGATTATGTCCGCGGCGTGAACCCGCGCTGGAACGAAGAGCGGGCGCAAAAACTGTTTTCCACCAGCAATCTACCCCCCAAGCTGAAGGTGGGAAAGCTTTCCAAAGGGATGAAAACCAAGCTCTATCTTTTGATAACGCTCTCTTTGGATGTGAGTTATCTGCTGTTGGATGAACCCACCCTGGGGCTGGATATTGCCTTCAGAAAAGAGTTTTTCAACACCATTTTGGGCGAATTCTTTGATGAAAACAAAACCATCCTGATTTCGACTCATCAAGCCGAAGAGGTGGAAGGCCTTTTGCAGGAAGTTATATTTTTGGACAAAGGCAGGGTGATTTTGCATGAAGAACTGGACAGCCTGAAAAACAGCCGGCGCGTTGTCATGCTTCCCCGCGAGCGGGAACAAGAGCTGCTGGCTTTCAAGCCGCGTTTGGTTTCTCACGCTTTGGGCACAAGCAGCGCTGTTTTGGATGCCGGAATTGAGATTCCCGGTGCCGAATATGGCAGGCCGGACCTGGCGGATATTTTCCTTTCCGAGGTTGGAGGTTCAAATGAAACAGTGTAAAGCATTGCTTAAAAAGGAATGGCAAACCCATTGGAGAACGATTTTGACGCCGCTGTTGTTTCTTGCTGTGATATATGTTACGATTCTGCTATCCCTTTTGATAAATCTCATCAAACACGGTGGCATCACGCGTCAATCTTTTGTGTCATTCTTAAATTTTGGGTTTGAAGCGCCATATTGGATATCAATGTCTGTGACCACCCTCCTGGGTTTTGTTCACATGGTTTCAGGAATTATTTTGGCGGATGGCTTGATCAATGGTGACCACAAGCGGCAATGTCAGATTTTCCATTTTTCCCAGCCGCTGCCATTTGTGAAAATCGCGGGGACTAAATATCTGTTTGCCTGCATTGCTCCAATTCTGATGTTGGCAGCCACTTCGTTCGTCAACGTGCTTGTTGTGAACCTCTGGATTGGGTTCTATAAACACACATATTTTTGGATGGGAATGATGGGATGGTTGCAAACCCTCATTTCAGTTGGACTCAGCATCCTTTTTGTGTCGTCCCTGGCCTGGTTTTTTGCCGGGATTTTCAAGCGGAAATCCTTCCCTTTAGGTATCCTCTGCCTTTTGGGGATTGAAATTATCCTGCAAACCTTGAACTATATGGTTGGCTGGCACATCCCGTCCCTGATGGAAAATCTTATGAAACTGATTAATATGAATGTCAGCACTCCCGCCATCGCGCTGGAATACACAAAACAG
The genomic region above belongs to Candidatus Cloacimonadota bacterium and contains:
- a CDS encoding GntR family transcriptional regulator, whose amino-acid sequence is MNIFNNDSPLYLQLRKHIEEQILEKRIPEEAAIPSIRELARQYQLNPLTVGNALGSLVDEGVLYKRRGVGFFVAKGARGLIIKNRSGAFVEEELKPAFQRARQLEIPFKEVLEMIETIYGEKDE
- a CDS encoding ABC transporter ATP-binding protein encodes the protein MSECVYRVENLSKHYGKFKALDGVDLSLGRGRMIGLLGKNGAGKSTLMRCMLGFLKHEGKVSLDGRPVKHLDHRIFQDVAFIPDVSGLDDRLTVKQSMDYVRGVNPRWNEERAQKLFSTSNLPPKLKVGKLSKGMKTKLYLLITLSLDVSYLLLDEPTLGLDIAFRKEFFNTILGEFFDENKTILISTHQAEEVEGLLQEVIFLDKGRVILHEELDSLKNSRRVVMLPREREQELLAFKPRLVSHALGTSSAVLDAGIEIPGAEYGRPDLADIFLSEVGGSNETV